The segment tacactccatgtgggaatagctcaacccacccaaatttaacactccacatttgcggcctttgctcgattatcaataaattgaggcaaagcctccaagatcgtggacaagccactttcagtacttcctccgtcaatatcccatccatgcatcgataataacaacatggcatgcaagaaataacaacatcaaacatgcatttaggtaaatttaaccctaggggtatttcggtaatttatctcctaggggtaaaactgtaaaatttccacttttaaaggtatttcagtaatttatccattttagggttttcatgcatattcctacctttcacgtactaacataatcactaccgagggttcttaccgaattgggccgttggcccatcattccaattttggcctattaagcccaaaaaatatcgagggcacaaaaatcatgcactttgctgtccaaacattgcagcttaccaaaaacattaatcgatttacctcacgagcatttgcacactcgcaaatctacaaaataccgattttggcatttcgcttttcgcttttaccgatctagactaagaaagaggtgttagttacacacactttgcgacgatatcttgtgagatccacacacgaactgcctacaattggattactaacacgttaatctaactattcaaatacgaactacgtattaaccccttacaatattcagtcaaccacacctacagatcatagtaagcttataagaaatcaataagcaactcattaacaaattttgtcaatgtttaccacataatcataatttcactgcaagctgtctttctgagcaacagtcactaaatcatttataactggagctacgaaactccaaatcaagtgccgttaattttccctgaaaatagactcatatatcttttatccataaaattttcagaatttttggtatggccaatcaataccagatttttcttaaagtttcccatgtttcactgtttgactaatctgaccactcttcattacgaatcaaatttctcattgtacagaatttaaaatatgttctcgtttattccatttgaaactagactcattaatctttaattacataatttattcagcttctaattcatctcccacaatttatggtgattttccaaagtcacgttactgctgctgtcccaagcagatttattaccaaatcactctttcacacctaacttgcatgcttgttatttaaacatgtatatcaccaatcaatcatcacatatctatgattttacttaagtataatctccatttcatcattttaaagcacaacatgttaactgatttttccctttaacatctaaggcacatgcatgctcatttgtttggctcaactttacatatcttccatttttcatcaaaagaacatgaaacaacaaccatttccttcattttaattcatgaccaaatgctcacaacacaactaaaaatcaaaatatacttcaagagttaaggtagaatcaagaagaactcatgaacctcaaaatagaagcaaggtaccaagaacttaccttcaattttcctcctcctaatgaccgaatactcaagagcttgttcctctcctttctcttctctaactttcagctatgatgaacaaagatggacaaaactttgttcttttcacccttttcttttaataaaacttcatatttcatccatttaattctttaatacaaaagacatgaaattcttatcatgaaacatttacctaacccattatcatgaaacatttacctaacccattatcatggaacatttacctaacctattatcaatttgtatcaatttgtaccataaattatggatatcaagtgtacattttgtctacaacaacatgatggttggccacttcatgtaaaatgggaggtttgtcatgcaaatcctcctattttgcactcctatttatttggccacttcaatttagcctatatcattttcaaacattttcacataggtcctatttcataatttcactcacaaatgacaaaatcaaagcatgaaattttgtcaacattcacagaattcccgaaaattggggcgttacagaggaagggttagcaccctcgtaacgcccaaaaattggtacctaattgattatcaagtgtctttaatgtcggaaatttgaaaattttaagatgcaatcctctttaaaatgttttgattttgaaaattggggtTCACTCGTATATTGATACTGAGTTAgcctttttggaaatccctatcttgaaacaacaaagcgccatatccagtaagttaggacacatcgCCTTGCAATTCCAAGACAGTCACTTGCACTTTGAAAACCttttaaaacttagaagggtgcttgactattcgaactcaacgagtaaagttgcaacccaataagttagggcactacttttctcgaagcttccaaacaccaagcattgcctttttattttcaaaaacttTGTAGTTCCTTTTTTTAAAaccgatgcatgaaggagcatattaacatTATAGCATGACATACAATATGGCATATTATCATAATAGGTAAGTAAAAGCATGAATTTAAACACTatgatagcaataatataaagatcatgcattagatacatacatataaaaaaataatgagATATAGCAAATCTTAACAACATACGTGCAaagatatacatagcatatattgaagataaataagcaaaacatacaaagtaataattaaaatgaCATTTAATACCCAAAtgatatatacaatataaaaatataaaaggtttattatatataaaataaagtgaaTGATTGTTTAACAAGATATACATATAATACACacaaaatatgatatttaataataaaaatagtatttaatatacaatatataatatataataacaaaaatttataaaaggataataattatataaaataaaaatatattggtttagaaaaataatgtatagaatataaaacatgtaaaataatttatatttataatgaaataattatataatatgtataagtataagtttaaaatgaattatcaatgaTGAAATCTatgtattataatattataatatctttaaaatgtgtaataatagaatataaaaataattattaacataaaaataaaaatataatacaagTTTAAGacctttaatgataataatatatagataaaaatatataataatacaaaaatgacttaataatatataaaataattataatataatataaaatcatatatataaaaataatatataatatataataaacatataatataataatatataaataatgatgcaaaataataataacttgtGAAGAATAAcatataatgaataataataatataaataatatataaaataattttataatatataatataaaaataaggtaaaaaaaataaaacaaataatgatataataaatatatagggtTAAATTTGAAGTTCAATGAAATCACAGGGCCGATTTAAAGAAATAACAGTGAATTAAAGCTCTAATTAAAACGTGCGTGAATAAGAGGGACTCATTAGGTAAATTACCCTATTCCTCAAAATGGCAGCGTTTCCCAGAATGTAATTTAACAACtgtcgagactaaattgaaataattgtaaaatattagggacaaattaaaaataaaataatatgtaattataaattaaaagaggCGTGAGGACCGATTGGGTAATTAACCTAATTTtaaaaaacacgtggatcctccccgggtaatcgagtcaacgcgcggatcctatgGCTTGATACGACACCGTTTTGAGCTTATTGAGTTAAGCAGAAACGATGTCGTTTCGAAGGGGCTATATAAGCCAACTTTGCAGCTTAAAGATCATTTTAACACTggtctttaaaaaaaaacaaaaaaaatgctctgcagaagggaaaagagaggtcCCGGCTCCGACCTCCAGCCACGATGCGATTAACTTGCACATCGCCTCCTCACGCGCCGTCATACACGGTGGTCTGAAGGCTTAAAAAACTTCGTCCTTCCACAGGTAATCTCTCTTCCCTTAGATCCTTACTCATGCAGGTTAAAACAGTTCATATGTATTCAGAATAAAGTACAAGATATGCGATGTAAATCACCTTTTTGTGAGACTGTTGATATTTTTGAATGAATATCTGTGAATATATATTTCTATTTCATAAAAAAGAAGTCCCCTTTACGATGTTTTCaatcgggcttttatagccactgttaCTATTACATAAACTGGGAAAGAAATCTCCGATTTCTTTCTATTTCTTGCCCACTGTATCTTTGACCATGATCTGTTAAGATACTTTTTAGTTTCCTTTTTTTGCTTTATGTATCTGCTGTGTTTCATTTTCTGCTTCGTGTTCTTTGTCTTGTCTTGTAGGTATTTGCAAGGAATCCAGTGATGGTAAAAGCCTGACGATGGTCCACTGGTGGCGTTGATCTCGGCGTGACTCGGAGCTTTAGGATCGTGACCTTGCTGGAGAGTAGCTGGAACGACGCGTCTGTTGGATGGCTTCTGGAATCTTCTGCTTGCGGTGCGAGGAGAAAGAGAGgccgaaaccctagggtttcatgCCTCAGTGTAATGGTTCGGGCCAGTTGGGCCACTTTAGTCTTGGGTCCATTTGGGTTTGTTGTAATGGGTCTTAGGAGTAAGATTTTAGAAATGGGCCAGTAATGTAACAGGTTTGGGTCTGCTAAGTTGTAACCGGGCATAAGGTTTAGGCCAATTGGTTTTGGGTCTACTGGTTGGTTGGCCAATGTAAATGGACTGTTACATGGactgttttaaattatttattgttatttatttggtttacaactcggtcaaatttgggctattacagctgcccctctttgctcattgctgtgtaatagaaatcgagcaaagactcatagaaagaccaaatttgaccgTTCCTATCAAATCATAGTCTTCAATCTTCTTGACTGTCATGTCGATATCTTCGATCACAgggacgccaaatctgcttcctCTATTTGTTCTCtgataatacagagatgccaaattatcttagatttgcttcatcataagcacgtgaaaaccaaatcagctatgtcttcaatttgttccttgtaagcacaaggatgccaaatcatcttagatcttgCTTCAGTCTAATCGTCTGAAGATCAGATCTGCCGTGTATCTGTTCCCCATTGAATGTGGAGATGTCAGACTTCGTTTTGTTCTTCGACAATACAAAAATGATAAATTATCTTAGATTTtcttcatcgtaaacacgtggaggccaaatcagctatatcttcgatctgctccccgccgaatacagagagataagatctgtcatcttagatctacttcagtgtaaacatctgaaggtgagatctgctatgggTCTGCTTTCCATCAAAGTGGAAATGCCAGACTTTGATTTGTtctttgacaatacagagacgacaaatcatcttagatttgtttcatcgtaaacacgtgaaagccaaatcagccatatctttgatctgctccccgctgaatacagagagataagatctatcatcttggatctgctttagcgtaaacatctgaaggtgagatctgctatgtgtctgccttccatcaaagtggaaatgccagacttcgatttgttctctgaccaTACAGAGACgaaaaatcatcttagatttgcttcatcgtaaacacgtgaaagccaaatcagctatatcttcgatctgctccccaccGAAtatagagagataagatctgtcattTTGGAGCTGCTTCAGtgtaaacatctgaaggtgagatctgctatgtgtttgccttccatcaaagtggaaatgccaaacttcgatttgttctctgaccaTACAAagatgacaaatcatcttagatttgcttcatcgtaaacacgtgaaagccaaatcagctatatcttcgatctgctctccgctgaatacagagagataagatctgtcatcttggatctgcttcaatgtaaacatctgaaggtgagatctgctatgtgtctgccttccatcaaagtggaaatgccagacttcaatttgttctctaaCCATACAGAGaagacaaatcatcttagatttgcttcatcgtaaacacgtgaaagccaaatcagctatatcttcgatctgctccccgtcgaatacagagagataagatctgtcatcttgaATCTGCCCTGATAATGGTTAGATCTGCTACGCtgcagcctgttaccctactgttttgggttttaaagcaCACTGTCTCCTGTAAAATGATTATGCCTGATAATTTAGGATGCTATGCTTGAAGTGAgtcgaatgttcctaattaatcatgttatgatgcaaaatgttgtgaaTATGACTCCTATCctagacgtcatcattcattccttcatttgtcttttcttttctcaaagttTTATTCATGATCAGCCTGTAAGCCGTCCTCCAATGCAACAatccactgaggatgtctgtaagaaCTGAATTATtggctttgtttatttttcttttggaCTGGAAGAAAGGAATTCCACAAGTTCTTTCATCCCTTACTTACGCGAATTTCTTGAACAATTGTCCTGtcttagtttcttgtattatctagaaattctagagtaatgcgcaaaacctcgtttgtgaacatatttaattcatctattattatttcaatgcaacatacttaaagaataataGAAGATGAATAAACTTTTAAGattaattggatttgaatgaattatcaaaaAGATACAAAAGGGAATCAATCTGCTAGCCTATCTtttagaagaaatagaatctaaagatagccaacaagatagaagttagatcctctagatatcgcagcttgagcgCCTATACACCAGCTtcatgaagtctttcttgagttcaacatatgTTTAAAAGATCCCAAGTACTCTGTTGATACCCCAGTTTACGGCATTCTTCGCTCTTTGTAGCAGGATCATTGtatactcttcaaaatttgagctgccctttcgggtttttaactcaaaacccctttggtcacaaggtgccctttgcgggttttcaccttggcctctccgtttttttttttaaatctcaaggcgccctttgtgagttttcaccttagattctcttcttctttagacaaagtattttttaactgagttcGAGTTCACTGGATTGGTTAAACTTTTTCCATCCATTTTcgctaagatcaatgcaccaccggagaaagctttcctcacgacatacggcccttcccaattcggcatccattttcctctaaaatccttttgaataggaaggatcttttttagtacaaggtctccctcatggaattctcttggtcgaactttcttgtcataagctcacatcattcgcttttgatacatttgaccatgtcgaatggcttttaacctcttttcctcaatcaagttcaactggtcataccgTGATTGAACCCACTCAGCTTCGTCTAACTTTACCTCGGTCAAAATtcaaagagaaggtatttctacttcaataggtaacactgcttccatcccataatctagcgagaatggggttgccccagtagaggttctgacagatgttcgataggccaaGAGTGCAAAtggcaacttctcatgccaatctctataggtctcgGTCATCTTTCTCACTATTttattaatattcttgttggcagcTTCCACCGCCCCATTCTTTTTTGGAcgatagggagaagaattgtgatgcttgatccTGAATTGGTCGCAAACCTCCCCTATCGTTTTGTTATTTAAGTTCAATGCATTTTTagatatgatcttctcaggcattccatacttacaaatgatctccttctttaagaatcgactcacagctaCCTTAGTAGCATTCGCATAAGAAgctgcctctacccattttgtaaagtagtcaattaccatGAAGATGAACTGATATCCATTCGAAGCTTTcagtgatattggtccaatgacgtccatgccccacatggaaaagggccatggagaagtcataacatgtaaaggtgaaggtggtacatgaattttatccccataaatctggcacttatggcatttcttggtgtagttgatacaatccccttccatagtggcccaataatagccgAACCTCATGATTTACCTTTCCATCATGAATCCATTTGCATGTgtcccacatacaccttcatgaacttcttctaaaattagcttagcttctACAGCATTggcacatctcaaaagtacttggtcttttcgtcttttgtacaggatatctCCATCTAAAACATAGTtgcaagctaacctcctcaaagttcgtttgtcattttcactGGCCTGCTCAGGGTATTGAcaatctctcacatatcgcaatatatcttgataccagggGTTATTGTCATTTCCTtccttctcaatgttacaacaatgaaCTGGAGCCTCAtaaacactcatttgaattggtttcATTTCTTATTCTTTATTCGCCttgatcattgaggccaaggttgctaaagcatctgccatcttattttcgtctcgtgggagataattgaaagtgatgctatcaaattcctcaagtaaccccaaaactacctttcaataactaatcaatttggggtcccttgtctcccattcgccTCTAAGCTGATAAATAACCAACActgaatctccatatacttctagggtttttatacctcgctctatagctgcttgaagtcccatgatacatgcttcatactcaaccatattattcgtgcaatcaaagtccaacttgcacgtAAAAGGGTAATGATCGCCATTCAGAGATACCAAGACttccccaattccatttctaactgcattagaagccccatcaaaattgagcttccaagaagaattttcagttattgctatacacattaactcatCGTTTAGAAAATCGAAGTTCAATGGCttataatcctctagagccctactggccaagaagtctgctaccgcacttccttttatagccttctgacttatgtagactatatcaaactctgaaagcaaaatttgtcATCTCGCCATTCGcccatttagagccgttgactccatcatgtatttcaacggatcaagttttgagataagccaagtggtatggtatagcatatACTGTCTTAATCTCTGAGTTGTCTAAATCagtgcacaacacaacttttcaattggtgaatatctcatctcacagtcagtgaatttcttactgaaatgataaattgccttctcctttttccctgactcgtcatgctggccaagcacacatcccatagaattactgaacactgacaagtacagtATTAACGATTTATCTGGGCTTGGTGGAGataataccggagcat is part of the Gossypium arboreum isolate Shixiya-1 chromosome 5, ASM2569848v2, whole genome shotgun sequence genome and harbors:
- the LOC108451466 gene encoding uncharacterized protein LOC108451466; the encoded protein is MKPIQMSVYEAPVHCCNIEKEGNDNNPWYQDILRYVRDCQYPEQASENDKRTLRRLACNYVLDGDILYKRRKDQVLLRCANAVEAKLILEEVHEGVCGTHANGFMMER